Genomic DNA from Candidatus Palauibacter australiensis:
AATCGAGGCCGAGCCGCACGCAGCGCCGAAGTTCGCTCTCGAAGGAGCGTTGCGACATCCGCCACAGCCGCCGGTCGGGGGATGAGAGGTTGATGAGATAGGAGTCGTGGGCCCCCGCGACCGCGATCTCGTGCTCGGCGCGCACCGCCTTGAACGCCGCGGCCGTCTCGTCGTCGATTCGCGGCTCGGCCCACCGGTTGGGCTGCTTGGTGAAGAGCTGGAGGTTGGTCGCTCCGATCTCCGCCGCCCGCCGCGGCGCGGTCTGCACGCCCCCCGCCACCGAGACGTGGGCGCCGAGTTCGTCGTGGGCGCCGAGTTCGTCGTGGGCGCCTGCTCCCGCACTCTCCGTCGGCGTGGTCACGCCTTCCGCGGTGGCTGCGAGGGGCGCAGTTCGACCCGGCTCACGTGTGCCTCCTTCGGATAGGAGAGCAGTTGCATGACCGCCGACGCGCAGTCGTCCACGTGCAGGCGCCAGGTCCGTTCCGGCACCTGCTCCCGGCCGTTGAAGTACGTGTCCACGCTCCCGGGCATCACGATGCTCACCCGCACGTCGTCGTAGCGCACGTCGAGCAGCATCGCCTCGGTGAGTCCGAGCAGGCCGTACTTGCTCGCGTTGTACCCGGTGCCGCCGTGGAAGGGATGGCGGCTGGCGAGCGACGCGATGTTCACGATGAAGCCGTCGCCGCTCGCACTCAGGTGGGGGAGCGCGGCCCGCGAGCAGTAGAACACGCCGCCGAGGTTCACGTCGATCTGGAGCTGCCACTCCTCGACGCTCATCTCCCGCAGCGGTTTGAAGATCCCGAGTCCGGCGTTGTTCACAAGGATGTCGAGCCGGCCGAAGCGGGCCACGGTCTCCTCCACCATGCCCTCGCAGGCCGCCGCGTCCGCCACGTCGCACACGATGCCCAGCGCCCGGTCGCCGAGTGCCGCCTCGGCCGCGCGCACCGCCGCCCCGGTCCTCGCGCAGACCGCCACGGACGCCCCCGCCGCGAGCAGGTGCTCCGCGATCGCGCGCCCGATCCCCTTCGTCCCGCCCGTCACGAGCGCGACCTTCCCCGTCATATCCGTCGTTCC
This window encodes:
- a CDS encoding SDR family oxidoreductase, whose translation is MGTTDMTGKVALVTGGTKGIGRAIAEHLLAAGASVAVCARTGAAVRAAEAALGDRALGIVCDVADAAACEGMVEETVARFGRLDILVNNAGLGIFKPLREMSVEEWQLQIDVNLGGVFYCSRAALPHLSASGDGFIVNIASLASRHPFHGGTGYNASKYGLLGLTEAMLLDVRYDDVRVSIVMPGSVDTYFNGREQVPERTWRLHVDDCASAVMQLLSYPKEAHVSRVELRPSQPPRKA